The DNA window TGGTGCACGAGTAACTTTAGTACCTTCACCTTGCGCTTCAGCTAATACAGCTTCTTCAAGTGCATTTTCTTTAACCAAGATAACTTTATGGCCCATTTCTTCTGCGATAAGTTGTGCAGTTTCTTGGTCAAGTACTTGGTTAATAGTAACCATAGAACCTTGCTTCATCATATACTTGATGATTTCAGTCGCTTTGATTGCCATTTTCTGTGCTAGTTCGCTAACACTGACCGTTTCACCGATGCGAACATCACGTTCAACTTTAGCAACTGGCTTATTAAAACCTTGTTGCATAGCTTCTGGTGCATTAACTGATTTACCTTGATGACGGCTATAGCGGTTATCAGGTTTACGACCTTTCGCTTTACGTGCTTTACCTTTACCTTTTGGTGCCGCTTTTGCCGGTTCAACTGGTGCAACAGGTTTTTTCTTACGAACACCTTTTTCTGAACGTGCATCAGCATCATCTTCTGCAGCTTGTGCATGAGTTGATGTTGTTACATGGTAATCAGCTGTTTTATCTTTATTGGCACGCTCAGTTTCTTCTGCAGCCCAACGTGCTGAGTTCTCTTCTGCTAATTTACGTGCTTCTTCAGTTTTCTGTTGAGCTTCCAGCTCCGCTTTACGAGTGGCTTCCTGCTCCTGCTTCTGCTTCAACGCTTCCGCTTCGCGCTTCGCCATATCATCTGCCTCTTTTGATTTAGTATTTTTCTGTTTCGTTTCACGTTTTGCTTTTTCTGCAGCATCACGTTTTACTTTTGCTTCTGCGTCCGCTTTTACTTTTGCTTCAGCATCAGCGATTGCTTTTGCCTCTGCTTGTGCTTTCGCTTCTGCCTGTGCTTTCAGTTCAGCTGCTTCTTGCGCCGCTTTTTCTTCTGCTAATGCCGCTTCATCTTCAGCTGTTGTACGTTTAACGTAAGTACGTTTTTTACGTACTTCTACTGCAACTGATTTCTGCTTACCGCCACCGCTTGCAACGCTAAGCGTGCTTTTGGTTTTACGCTGTAATGTTAAGCGACTAGGTTCAGCCGTATCACTACCATGTTGCTCACTTAAGTGCACAAGTAGTGTCTGCTTTTCACCTTCTGTTACCGTACTATCGTTCGCTTTTGCTATACCAGCATCAGAGAATTGTTGTACTAGGCGATCAACAGTAGTACCGATATCGTCGGCCAATTTTGTAATTGATACATCTGCCATGTAGTTCGATCCCTCTCTTCGCGTTATTATTCGCTATCACTGAACCAACAGATATTACGTGCAGCCATAATTAATTCACCAGCACGTTCATCCGTTAATTCTTCAATTTCACTTAAGTCATCAATGCCTTGTTCTGCTAGCTCTTCCAGAGTTGTTACTCCGATGCTTGCAAATACGTAAGCAAGGTGTTTTTCTAAACCTTCAAGTGCTAATAAGTCTGCACTTGGTTCAGCACCTTCTAGAGACTCTTCTGCAGCAAGTGCAGATGTCGTTAATGCATTTTTAGCACGTGAACGTAATTCATCAACAAGGTCTTCATCAAAACCGTCAATTTGTAAGAATTCGTTTACAGGAACGTAAGCGATTTCTTCTAATGACGAGAAGCCTTCTCCGATCAGTAATTCAGCCATATCTTCATCGATATCTAATTTATCAGTGAAGATTGTCATCAGACGATCGTTTTCTTTTTGATGTTTTTCGTTCGCTTCAGCAACTGTCATTACATTTAGTTCCCAACCTGTCAGTTGTGATGCTAAACGTACGTTTTGACCGTTACGGCCAATTGCTTGTGCAAGGTTGTCTTGCTCAACAGCAATATCCATTGAATGCTGATCTTCATCAACAATAATAGAAGCAACTTCAGCAGGAGCCATTGCGTTGATAACAAACTGAGCAGGGTTATCATCCCAAAGGATAATATCAACACGCTCACCGTTTAATTCACTTGATACCGCTTGTACACGTGCGCCACGCATACCAACACAAGCGCCAACAGGATCGATACGTTTGTCGTTAGATTTAACCGCGATTTTAGCACGAGAACCAGGATCACGAGCAGCCGCTTTAAGTTCAAGCATCTCTTCGTTGAATTCTGGCACTTCGATGCGGAATAATTCGATTAGCATTTCGTTACAAGCACGGCTAATAAATAACTGTGTGCCACGCGCTTCAGGTTTTACTTCTTTCAGTAAACCTTTAATACGGTCGCCAGTACGGAATGATTCACGTGGTAGCATCTCATCACGGAACATTACTGCTTCAGCATTGTTACCCAGATCTAATACGACTGTTTCACGGTTCGCACGTTTTACTAAACCAGTGATTAGCTCACCTTCATGTTTAGCGTATTGCTGAACGATTAAATCACGTTCTGCTTCACGTACTTTTTGAATGATCACTTGTTTAGCTGTTTGCGTTGTTACACGGTCAAATACAACTGAATCAATTGCATCTTCAATGTAACCACCAACGTCGATTGTTTCATCGTCATATTTAGCTGCATCCAGGGTAATTTCTGCGAAAGGATTCTCTAATGGTTCACCTTTGTCATCAATTACAAGCCAGCGACGAAACGTCTCGAAATTACCAGTTTTACGGTCAATTTCAACACGAACTTCGATTTCGCCTTCATATCTT is part of the Moritella viscosa genome and encodes:
- the nusA gene encoding transcription elongation protein NusA, whose translation is MNKEILLVVDAVSNEKALPREKIFEALEIALATATKKRYEGEIEVRVEIDRKTGNFETFRRWLVIDDKGEPLENPFAEITLDAAKYDDETIDVGGYIEDAIDSVVFDRVTTQTAKQVIIQKVREAERDLIVQQYAKHEGELITGLVKRANRETVVLDLGNNAEAVMFRDEMLPRESFRTGDRIKGLLKEVKPEARGTQLFISRACNEMLIELFRIEVPEFNEEMLELKAAARDPGSRAKIAVKSNDKRIDPVGACVGMRGARVQAVSSELNGERVDIILWDDNPAQFVINAMAPAEVASIIVDEDQHSMDIAVEQDNLAQAIGRNGQNVRLASQLTGWELNVMTVAEANEKHQKENDRLMTIFTDKLDIDEDMAELLIGEGFSSLEEIAYVPVNEFLQIDGFDEDLVDELRSRAKNALTTSALAAEESLEGAEPSADLLALEGLEKHLAYVFASIGVTTLEELAEQGIDDLSEIEELTDERAGELIMAARNICWFSDSE